The Chitinophaga lutea genome contains the following window.
AACGACTGGGGCACCACCCATTACCCGCTGGTGCCCGGTCATGAAATGGTGGGCGAGGTAATCCGCACCGGCAGTGAAGCAAAAGGTGTAAAGGTGGGCGACAAGGTGGGCATGGGCTGGTTTTCCGCCTCGTGCATGCATTGTCCCCAATGCATGAGCGGGCAGCACCACTTCTGTGCCGACGCAGAACAAACGATCGTGGGGCGGCACGGCGGCTTCGCCGATATCGTCCGCGGCCACTGGTCGTGGGCCATTCCCCTTCCCGCCGGCATCGACCTGGCAAAGGCCGGTCCCTTGCTCTGCGGCGGCATTACCGTGTTTAACCCGATCATCGCGGCCGGTGTGAAGCCTACAGACAAAGTGGGCGTCATCGGCATCGGTGGCCTCGGGCACCTGGCTATCCGCTTCCTGCGCCATTGGGGCTGTGAAGTAACGGCCTTCAGTTCCAACAAATCGAAGCACGACGAAATCAGGGAGATGGGCGCCACACGCGTGATCGATTCCACCAATGCCGATGACCTGCAAGCCGTCAAAGGGCAGCTGAATTTTATCCTCAGCACCGTGAATGTGCCGCTGGACTGGGAGCGCTACCTAAACTGCCTTGCGCTGAAAGGAGAACTGCACACCGTTGGCGTGGTACTGGAGCCGATGAGCATCCCGGCTTTCAGTCTCATCAACGGCGAAAAAAAAGTAGCCGGCAGCCCGAGCGCCAGCCCCGCTGTGATCAAAACCATGCTGGATTTTTGTGTACGGCACCAGATCTATCCCACGGTAGAAGAGTTCCCCATGGAACGGGTGAATGAGGCGATTAAACACCTGACGGAAGGGAAAGCGCGATACAGGGTGGTGCTGAAGAACTGAAGCTGTGCGATGACAAAAAAAGCCCGGGCAGAATTACCCGGGCATGGCATGCTTACACTTAAACTTTACGTTATGATTGAAAAGTAAACAAAGGTAACGGCAGAATGGCACCACCCTGTTTGGCAGACTCATGCGCCAGAATGCCCACGCAGGTGATGTTGGCGGACTGCGCCGCATTCGGGTACGGCTGCGTTCCTTTCACCAGTGCGTCGATGAACGCATGTACCAGGTGCGGATGCGAACCGCCGTGCCCGGCGCCCTGGGTAAATGAAAGGTGCTGATGATCGTCCGCGTCGTATACGCCCTGCCGGGTGAAACGCTGAATGGGTTCAGGTAGCAGGTGCGCATAGTCCGGGCATTCCGTTTCCTGCGGTATTTCCGGCTCCGGCTTTTTAGCGGTATGTACTACCAGCGGCTGCCCTTCGATCAGGGGCCATTCCACGGACTTTTTGGAACCATACACTTCAAAACTCTCGCGGTACTGCCTGGCTACATCGAACAGGGAGCGGTACACATGCGCACAGAGGTCTGAATTCCGGAGTTTGATATGGGTGGTTTCCACCGCGTACGGAGAATTATAATGCTGTTGCAAATCTTCCCGGATGGTGCCCGAGCCGAGGCAGCTGACATATTCCGCCTCGCCGCGCATCAGTCCAAGTACCGGCCCCACACAATGGGTGGCATAATACATCGGCGGCAGGCCCGGCCAGTAATTCGGCCAGCCGTCCATATCCTGCTGGTGGCTCGCTTTCAGGAACTGCAGTTTGCCCAGTTCTCCCTTTTCGTGCAGTTCTTTCATGAAGAGGAACTCGCGGGCATACACCACCGTTTCCATCATCATATATGTGAGGCCTTTTTCTTTGGTGAGGCGTACGATCTCTTCACATTCTTCAATGGTGGTAGCCATGGGAACCGTGCAGGCCACGTGTTTGCCGGCTTTCAGGGCTTTGATCGACTGTATGCCGTGATCGGGGATGGGAGTGTTGATGTGCACGGCATCGATTTCCGGATCCTGCAGCAGGGCGTCGTAATCCGTGTATCTTTTCGCGATACCGAAAGCATCCCCCACTTCGTTCAGCCGTTTTTCATTCCGCTGGCAGATGGCCACCAGCCGGGCGTTGGGGTAATGCTGGTAGATGGGGATGAATTCAGCGCCAAACCCCAGGCCCACGATCGCCACGTTGATTTTTTTATCGCTCATATCTTAACAATTGATGTAAAAAACGGTATCCTTCCTCAGCGAATGCATCCTGCGTTTCCGCAAACGACCGCCAGATGCAGACAGCGCCGGCCAGTTCCTTTATATCGGGTGTAAAACTTTCTATGCTCACTACGCCCCTGTAGCCGATGGTATCGAGGCCTTTTTTGAAATCCTGCCAGGGCGTTTGGCCGGTGCCCGGCACGCCCCGGTAGTTTTCCGCCACCTGTACATGCAACAGTTTGGGGCCGGCCAGTTCTATGGCGGCGGAGAGGCTGCGTTCCTCCAGCGCCATGTGGAAGCCATCGAGCAGGATGCCTGCGGCGGCGTGATTGATGTCTGTAACCAGGCGGTGCACATCCGCAGCCGTGTTCACGAGATCGGACTCAAAACGGTTGAGCGGCTCCAGGGCGATGGACACGCCGTGCGCCTGTGCGTCTGCGCAAACGCGCTGCAGATTTTTCACCGCCAGATCCCATTCTCTTTTCCGCTCTTCCGGCGGCAGCATCCGCGTTTTACCTACGGCGGAATACATGGGGCCGGCGAGGAACCCTGCTCCTACTGCGTTGCAGAGTGCAAAACAGTCCCGGATGTAGGTGAAGCAGTTTTCATTCACGGCCGGGTCTGTATGCGTAAGGTCGCGGGTGGGCCCAAACGCTCCGCAAACCACGGCTTTCAGGCCATTGGCGTCCAGTGCGCGGGCCACTTCAGCGCCGTCGATCTGCTCGGGGTATTCGGCGGGGATTTCCACCACATCGTATCCCATCGCTTTTATTTTCGGAAAAAGCGCGATGGTGGCAGTCGTAAAAGGTGACGTCCATAACCAGGTGCTTACGCCCAGGCTGATCTGTTGCTGCATGTAGAATTATATTTTGCATCACTTCCATCACATGAATGTTGCAGCAGAATTATCTTTCTGTACACTTCCATCATAACGTTCATGACGTCGTTTTATATGGCATTCCCTGCGGTATGGCGCGTTATTTTTTCGGCACCACCTTCATCACCCCGTTCATGATCGACCAGTGGCCGGGGAATGTGCAGACAAACGGGTAATCGCCTGTTTGCGCGGGGGCGGTGAAACGAAGCGTTACCGTTTCTTCCGGGTTCACCAGCCGCGTGGAGAACAATACATCCGGCACCGAAGGCACGTATTGCATTTCCGCACCGCCCGGCTGCGCGGCGAGTTTATCGGCCGCCTTCCCTACCACCGCCAATGCGCCGGGGCGGGTGATCACCAGGTTATGCTGCATGAAGTCCGGGTTTTCAAATTTGATCTCGACAGGTTTGCCCGCTTCCACGGTGAAGGTCTTCACATCGTATTTCATTTCATTTTTGATCACCCTGATGTGTATCAGCGTAGCATCGGCTGCGGCCGCGCCGGGCTCATCCGTTGCCGGTTTGTTGAGGTAAGCGCGCACAAACGTTTCCGCCATGCCCGCATCTCCAAA
Protein-coding sequences here:
- the ahr gene encoding NADPH-dependent aldehyde reductase Ahr, whose product is MDSKTTVTGYAVKAPKGQLEPFTYELPEIGKEQVDIRVAYCGLCYSDVNMINNDWGTTHYPLVPGHEMVGEVIRTGSEAKGVKVGDKVGMGWFSASCMHCPQCMSGQHHFCADAEQTIVGRHGGFADIVRGHWSWAIPLPAGIDLAKAGPLLCGGITVFNPIIAAGVKPTDKVGVIGIGGLGHLAIRFLRHWGCEVTAFSSNKSKHDEIREMGATRVIDSTNADDLQAVKGQLNFILSTVNVPLDWERYLNCLALKGELHTVGVVLEPMSIPAFSLINGEKKVAGSPSASPAVIKTMLDFCVRHQIYPTVEEFPMERVNEAIKHLTEGKARYRVVLKN
- a CDS encoding sugar phosphate isomerase/epimerase family protein, whose protein sequence is MQQQISLGVSTWLWTSPFTTATIALFPKIKAMGYDVVEIPAEYPEQIDGAEVARALDANGLKAVVCGAFGPTRDLTHTDPAVNENCFTYIRDCFALCNAVGAGFLAGPMYSAVGKTRMLPPEERKREWDLAVKNLQRVCADAQAHGVSIALEPLNRFESDLVNTAADVHRLVTDINHAAAGILLDGFHMALEERSLSAAIELAGPKLLHVQVAENYRGVPGTGQTPWQDFKKGLDTIGYRGVVSIESFTPDIKELAGAVCIWRSFAETQDAFAEEGYRFLHQLLRYER
- a CDS encoding Gfo/Idh/MocA family oxidoreductase, producing the protein MSDKKINVAIVGLGFGAEFIPIYQHYPNARLVAICQRNEKRLNEVGDAFGIAKRYTDYDALLQDPEIDAVHINTPIPDHGIQSIKALKAGKHVACTVPMATTIEECEEIVRLTKEKGLTYMMMETVVYAREFLFMKELHEKGELGKLQFLKASHQQDMDGWPNYWPGLPPMYYATHCVGPVLGLMRGEAEYVSCLGSGTIREDLQQHYNSPYAVETTHIKLRNSDLCAHVYRSLFDVARQYRESFEVYGSKKSVEWPLIEGQPLVVHTAKKPEPEIPQETECPDYAHLLPEPIQRFTRQGVYDADDHQHLSFTQGAGHGGSHPHLVHAFIDALVKGTQPYPNAAQSANITCVGILAHESAKQGGAILPLPLFTFQS